The window GGTCGGCACCGGCGAGCGTGGCGCCGAGCGAGCCGCCTAAGAGCTTGCCGGCGAAGCGCCCACCCACGTAGGCCGCCCCGATCCAGCCCATGGTCGCAAGCTCCGCCAGGTGCAGGGACGCCCCCGACAAGGTGAAGAACATGATGAGCAGGGGGCCCTCCATGGCCTTGACCAGGTCGAAGACCTGGATCTTGACCGGAACGGTGTTGGCGACGGTCGCCCCGAAGACCAGCATCACGAGCAGCACCGACAGGTGAAGCCACTCGCAGGCCCCGGCTCCGAGCAGGATCAGGCCGATGGTCGGCAGCTTGAGGCTGTCCCGGCCGTAGGGGGTCAGGGACCAGGCGCGCAGCGCGAGGGCGAGGCCCACCCCCAGGAGGGTCGAGCCGCCGATCTCGCGCAGGGGCGAGAGGAGGGCCTCCTGCCACGCGACGGCCGCCGCTCCCCGGTGGACCACCTCGACCACGGGCAAGAGCAAGTTGAAGAGGACCATCTCGACCAGGCTGTTGAGGGCGATGACGGCGAGCAGGGTCTTGACCAGCTCACCGCGGGCGCGCAGCTCGCGGATGACCCCCAGGGTGGCGGCAGGGTCGGTGGTGCCCGCGATAGCCCCCATCAAGAGCGCGATCGCAAGCGGCGCATGGGCGAGGAGCAAGAGGCCCGAGACCAGGGCGAAGGTCAGGGTGCACTGGACGAGGGTGATCGACAAGAAGCGCGGCCCCAGCTTGCGCAGCTCCTGGAGCTTGAACTCCTCGCCCAGGAGAAAGAAGATCGTCGCCAGACAGAAGGCCGAGAGGGGCTTCAAGGCCCCGAGGGTCGCCTCGCCCACCACGTGGAAAGCCGAAGGGCCCAGGGCGACCCCCACCAGGAGGTAGCCCGTGACCGCCGGCAGCCCCAGGCGCTTGAAGAGGCGGGCGCAGGCGAAGCCCAGGAGGACGAGGAGGCCGAGGTAGAGCAGGGTCATCGGCTCACCTCCGTGAGGGCCTTATCCCCCTGGAAGCAGCGGAAGTGAGAAACCTTCCAGGTACAGAGCATGCCCGAGTAGGGGGCAGAAAAGCCGTCGAGCAGGCGCTCGGCCGCAGCGATGACCCGGGGGGTCGCCTCCTCGGGCACGATGGCGAGGACGGTCTTGCCCTGCTCGCGATCGGCGCCCTCCAGGCCCAGTTGGCGAGAGAGCGAGGGGTAGGCCCCGAGCCACGAGAGGAACTCGAGCCCCTGGCTGTCGTACACGGTGGCCCCGGGGGCTCCGGCCTCCTTGATGTCGGCGAGAAGCGCCTGGAGGCGCTCCGCCGAGGGCAGGATGATCAAGACGGCATCCATCACGGCGACTCCTTTCGATCCGGGGCCAGGCCCCGCGACATCACCCCTCGAGCGTACGGGGCCCGTCCTGAGTCACCGTGAACGCACCGTGACCTGCAAGCTACAGATCACCCGCTCGCTAATTCGCTCCCATGAAAGCCGGTCGGTATGAGCCAAGCCGAGCAGCGGCGCACGCAAAAGCCCCCGGCCGATTGGCCGGGGGCTGAAGGGCGCGACGGCGGGTCGCGCGAAGGTTCAAAGCTTACGGACGGCGTACCGGCACCGGCACCATACCCAGGCGGGCTGTGCGCGGGCGGCTCCAGCGCTCCAGCAACAGCAGGGCGGCGCACCCACTCAACAGCACTGCGATCATCGATACCTCCTCCCGGGATCCTGCGATGGGACGTCTCTCCCGATTCCCGGCTCGACAGCAAAATGTGTCGCAATATTAAGCGCAACGCCTGACTGCGTCAACAGACAAGCGACCCCTCATGCCCTCTTCGCGCCGACTTCGGCCCACCCCCGGCGGCGCGGGGATTAAATCTTGATTAATCGCTTAACCAAGGCGCGAAAAAGCCTCGGTCGAAAGGCACGTCACGAGCCAATCCTCGCTTCTCAGCCACCTTGAACAAGAGGCCTTGTGCACCGCAAAACCGCTCTTAGAGCGGGTCTTGGCGATCGCCCTCCTTAACCTGATCGCGTTGACAGGGACCGCTGCTTGGTGTTACAAATCGTTACGTCAAGGCAAGCGAAACTTCGATTCGCCAAAACCGACCAAGCCCACGACGCGACGTCAACATCTCACCTCTATAGCAGACAACCTCGCACCAACATGGCCGTCCTCCGACCTAGAAAGGAGGTCTCCCGCACGGCCGGTGACTCTGGGTGAAGCCCGGTCGCTTCCATTCACCCACGGTGTGTGTGTGTCCAAAGCTAAAAACCACGGCTCAGAGAGGTGAATGACATGACCAACGCGAGCAAGAAGGCTCTTTTTGCGCTGACGCTCTCCGTGAGCGCGGTCGCCGGCTGCGCCAAGTCGCCCGCGACGACCCCTCCGGTTCCGAACGACGGCGCGAAGGTCGTCGACCTCGACCACGTCAAGAATGCCGGCGGCGAAGTCCTTCAGCCGCCCCCCGTCTGTCCGCAGCCGGGCATCTGGAACGCTGACTGTCGCTTCATCGCCTTCACCGCCTGCCGCCAGGAACGCATCGGCCAGGTGGTCAAGGAGAAGAAGTACTTCCGCCCCTACAAGAACGCGAACGGGGGTATCGACTACCGGGAAGACGGCAAGTACGGGACCTACGAGGAGTACTTCGACAACGACGGTAAGCGGAAGTTCCGCGAGGTCCTCAAGGTCCGCTCGGCCGGTGGTCTCTTCCTCTGGGACGAGGCGCTGCTCGACGTCTACATCCTGAACGGGGCACTCGCAGGTCTCAACTCGAACGGGACCTCGATCGACGGCACCAACAAGGA of the bacterium genome contains:
- a CDS encoding cation:proton antiporter, which produces MTLLYLGLLVLLGFACARLFKRLGLPAVTGYLLVGVALGPSAFHVVGEATLGALKPLSAFCLATIFFLLGEEFKLQELRKLGPRFLSITLVQCTLTFALVSGLLLLAHAPLAIALLMGAIAGTTDPAATLGVIRELRARGELVKTLLAVIALNSLVEMVLFNLLLPVVEVVHRGAAAVAWQEALLSPLREIGGSTLLGVGLALALRAWSLTPYGRDSLKLPTIGLILLGAGACEWLHLSVLLVMLVFGATVANTVPVKIQVFDLVKAMEGPLLIMFFTLSGASLHLAELATMGWIGAAYVGGRFAGKLLGGSLGATLAGADPVCRKYLGCGLVPQASMAIGLAFIVQEKFPDMAGPILPVALGAVVVFEAIGPYLTRLAILRSGEAPAAKAQAGAIMPIPRLAP